One segment of Pandoraea pnomenusa DNA contains the following:
- the cheY gene encoding chemotaxis response regulator CheY — protein MVDKNMKFLVVDDFPTMRRIVRNLLKELGFSNVDEAEDGAAALAKLRGGNFEFVVSDWNMPNMDGLTMLQQIRADPNLAKLPVLMVTAEAKKENIIAAAQAGASGYVVKPFTAATLDEKLGKIFEKMEKTGA, from the coding sequence ATGGTAGACAAGAACATGAAATTCCTGGTCGTCGACGATTTCCCGACGATGCGACGCATTGTGCGAAACCTGCTCAAGGAGTTGGGCTTCTCCAATGTCGATGAAGCGGAAGACGGTGCGGCCGCCCTGGCCAAACTGCGTGGCGGCAATTTCGAATTCGTGGTCTCGGACTGGAACATGCCGAACATGGACGGCCTGACGATGCTCCAGCAGATCCGCGCCGACCCGAACCTCGCGAAGCTCCCGGTGCTGATGGTGACGGCCGAAGCCAAGAAGGAAAACATCATCGCTGCCGCCCAGGCCGGCGCGAGCGGGTACGTGGTCAAGCCGTTCACGGCCGCCACGCTCGACGAGAAGCTCGGCAAGATCTTCGAGAAAATGGAAAAAACGGGGGCCTGA
- the cheD gene encoding chemoreceptor glutamine deamidase CheD: protein MAQPLAEALATNHYFDNQFNTPAVKLLPSEYFVTTEDIMLVTVLGSCVAACVRDTVTGIGGMNHFMLPDDGESERERILSASMRYGAYAMEMLINELIKLGARRERLEAKVFGGGAVLAGMTTLNIGDRNANFVLRYLEMEQIRVTAQDLLGPHPRKVCFLPRTGRVMVKKLGDRGDPAIVQREQAYAQRLRAREVRGSVELFAPPARNAKPRPGPDNRQMEEA from the coding sequence ATGGCGCAGCCACTGGCGGAAGCTCTCGCGACCAACCATTACTTCGACAACCAGTTCAACACGCCGGCGGTCAAGTTGCTGCCGTCGGAGTATTTCGTCACGACCGAAGACATCATGCTCGTGACGGTGCTTGGCTCGTGCGTGGCGGCGTGCGTGCGCGATACGGTCACCGGCATCGGCGGCATGAATCATTTCATGCTGCCCGACGATGGCGAGAGCGAGCGCGAGCGCATTCTCTCGGCATCGATGCGCTATGGTGCCTACGCCATGGAAATGCTCATCAACGAGCTGATCAAGCTCGGCGCGCGACGCGAACGTCTCGAGGCGAAAGTCTTCGGCGGCGGCGCGGTGCTCGCGGGCATGACCACACTGAACATCGGCGATCGCAACGCGAATTTCGTGTTGCGCTATCTCGAGATGGAGCAGATTCGCGTGACCGCGCAGGATCTGCTCGGACCTCATCCGCGCAAGGTGTGCTTTCTGCCGCGCACCGGCCGGGTGATGGTCAAGAAGCTGGGCGACCGGGGCGATCCGGCCATCGTCCAGCGCGAACAGGCGTACGCGCAGCGTTTGCGCGCACGCGAAGTACGGGGCTCCGTAGAACTCTTTGCGCCACCGGCCAGAAATGCCAAGCCTCGGCCGGGGCCTGACAACCGACAAATGGAGGAGGCTTGA
- the flhB gene encoding flagellar biosynthesis protein FlhB: protein MAEDSDLEKSEPASPRRLEKAREEGQVARSRELSTFALLAAGVAGLWMTADRISQGFGQLMRRGMQFEPGTAMDTRRMLSYAAHSGADALMTIAPLFAVLVVAAIVAPMALGGWLFTTQSLAPNFGRLNPLKGLGRMFSTQGLIELVKAVAKTLLVGAVAYWAIARDKDAVMGLMTQSPRAALPYVGEMIVVCCAFIVASLLLVAAIDVPYQLWQHYKKLRMTKEEVRQENKESEGDPHLKAHIRQLQRQAARRRMMQDVPKADVIVTNPTHFAVALEYKDNMRAPRVLAKGVDLVAQRIREMGAEHNIPILEAPPLARALHRHVEIGHEIPATLYTAVAEVLAWVFQLRRWRTEGGAAPRTPSDLPVPAELDAPRHVGPKRV, encoded by the coding sequence ATGGCTGAGGATAGCGATCTCGAAAAGTCGGAACCAGCGTCCCCTCGGCGCCTCGAAAAGGCGCGCGAGGAGGGACAGGTTGCGCGTTCGCGCGAGCTTTCCACGTTCGCCCTGCTGGCGGCCGGGGTCGCCGGTCTGTGGATGACGGCCGACCGGATCTCGCAGGGCTTCGGCCAGCTCATGCGCCGCGGCATGCAATTCGAGCCGGGCACCGCCATGGACACCCGCCGCATGCTGTCGTATGCCGCGCATTCCGGCGCCGACGCCCTGATGACCATCGCGCCGCTGTTTGCCGTGCTGGTCGTTGCCGCGATCGTCGCGCCGATGGCGCTGGGCGGCTGGCTGTTCACCACCCAATCGCTCGCACCCAACTTCGGTCGCCTTAACCCGCTCAAGGGGCTGGGGCGCATGTTCTCGACGCAAGGGCTCATCGAGCTGGTCAAGGCCGTGGCGAAGACGCTGCTGGTCGGCGCCGTGGCCTACTGGGCCATCGCGCGCGACAAAGATGCCGTGATGGGCCTGATGACCCAGTCGCCGCGCGCGGCGCTGCCGTACGTGGGCGAGATGATCGTGGTGTGCTGCGCGTTCATCGTGGCGTCGCTGCTGCTGGTGGCGGCGATCGACGTGCCGTACCAGCTCTGGCAGCACTACAAGAAGCTGCGCATGACCAAAGAGGAAGTGCGGCAGGAGAACAAGGAATCCGAGGGCGATCCGCACCTCAAGGCGCATATCCGACAGTTACAGCGCCAGGCGGCGCGCAGGCGCATGATGCAGGACGTGCCCAAGGCCGACGTGATCGTGACCAACCCGACGCACTTTGCCGTCGCCCTCGAGTACAAGGACAACATGCGCGCGCCGCGCGTGCTCGCCAAGGGCGTCGATCTCGTCGCGCAGCGCATCCGCGAGATGGGCGCCGAGCATAACATCCCGATTCTCGAGGCCCCGCCGCTCGCCCGCGCGCTGCACCGTCACGTGGAGATCGGCCATGAAATCCCCGCCACCCTGTACACGGCCGTGGCCGAAGTGCTGGCGTGGGTGTTCCAGCTTCGCCGCTGGCGTACCGAGGGGGGCGCCGCGCCGCGCACCCCGTCGGACCTGCCGGTGCCGGCCGAGCTCGACGCGCCGCGGCACGTCGGGCCGAAACGAGTGTAA
- a CDS encoding methyl-accepting chemotaxis protein, translating into MMQLSLKAKLWSALALMWLGLLILGGWAAWHERDTMMTERRASVENIVTSADGIVRDYAAQAAAGKISVDEAKQQAMERLKSMRYGESGYLVIFNSKPVVLMHPTLADLVNRDVSNYKDSNGKLLFVEMAQVAKQKGAGFVEYYGRMPNSEKRLAKVSFVKYYAPWDWGLMSGVYVQDVDDAFYATLARYGIALLAIGIVVTIAMMAIIRNVQRSLGGEPEYAAEIAHRIAGGDLHSQVRVAPGDTASLLYAMQRMQQTLAETIGQIRQGTESITTAAHEIAAGNTDLSARTEQQAASLEETASSMEQLTATVKQNADNARQASQLAVNASEIALRGGQVSGQVGETMDGISSSSSKIVDIIGVIDGIAFQTNILALNAAVEAARAGEQGRGFAVVAGEVRTLAQRSAAAAKEIKALIEDSARRVQDGTALVAEQARTMDEIVQAVKRVTDIMGEISAASAEQSSGIEQVNRAVAQMDEVTQQNAALVEQAAAAAGAMESQAHDLRVAVSVFQTGNTGTGGSVHAMRAAHREPAPALARAA; encoded by the coding sequence ATGATGCAGTTGAGTCTCAAGGCAAAACTCTGGTCCGCGCTGGCGCTGATGTGGCTGGGGCTTCTGATTCTCGGCGGCTGGGCTGCCTGGCACGAACGCGACACGATGATGACGGAGCGGCGGGCCTCGGTGGAAAACATCGTCACGAGCGCCGACGGCATCGTGCGCGACTACGCGGCACAGGCGGCGGCGGGCAAGATCAGTGTCGACGAGGCGAAGCAGCAGGCCATGGAGCGGCTGAAGTCCATGCGTTACGGCGAAAGCGGCTATCTGGTCATCTTCAATTCGAAGCCCGTCGTGCTCATGCACCCGACGCTCGCCGATCTGGTGAACCGGGACGTTTCCAACTACAAGGACTCGAACGGCAAGCTGCTCTTCGTCGAGATGGCTCAAGTGGCCAAGCAAAAGGGCGCGGGCTTCGTCGAGTACTACGGTCGCATGCCCAACAGCGAGAAGCGTCTCGCGAAAGTCTCGTTCGTGAAGTACTACGCGCCGTGGGACTGGGGCCTGATGAGCGGTGTCTACGTGCAGGACGTGGACGACGCGTTCTACGCCACGTTGGCCCGCTATGGCATTGCCTTGCTCGCGATCGGCATCGTCGTCACGATCGCCATGATGGCGATCATCCGCAACGTTCAGCGCAGCCTTGGCGGCGAGCCCGAGTACGCGGCGGAAATCGCCCATCGCATTGCCGGCGGCGATTTGCACAGCCAGGTGAGGGTGGCGCCGGGCGACACCGCGAGCCTGCTCTATGCCATGCAGCGCATGCAGCAAACGCTGGCCGAGACCATCGGGCAGATCCGGCAGGGTACCGAGTCGATCACCACGGCCGCGCACGAAATCGCGGCGGGCAATACCGATCTGTCGGCACGCACCGAGCAGCAGGCCGCCTCGCTGGAAGAAACCGCCTCGTCGATGGAGCAACTCACGGCGACCGTCAAGCAGAACGCCGACAACGCACGCCAGGCGAGCCAGCTCGCCGTCAACGCCTCGGAAATCGCCCTGCGCGGCGGTCAGGTCTCGGGACAGGTCGGCGAGACCATGGACGGTATCTCCAGCAGCTCGAGCAAGATTGTCGACATCATCGGCGTGATCGATGGCATTGCCTTCCAGACCAACATTCTGGCGCTCAATGCGGCGGTGGAAGCGGCGCGCGCGGGCGAGCAGGGTCGCGGCTTCGCGGTGGTGGCGGGCGAGGTGCGCACGCTGGCGCAGCGCAGCGCGGCGGCGGCCAAGGAAATCAAGGCGCTGATCGAAGACTCGGCGCGCCGCGTGCAGGACGGCACGGCACTCGTGGCCGAGCAGGCCCGTACCATGGACGAGATCGTGCAGGCGGTCAAACGCGTGACGGACATCATGGGCGAGATCTCGGCGGCGTCGGCCGAACAGTCGAGCGGTATCGAGCAGGTCAATCGCGCCGTGGCGCAGATGGACGAAGTCACGCAGCAGAACGCCGCGCTGGTGGAGCAGGCCGCGGCTGCGGCCGGGGCGATGGAGTCGCAGGCCCATGACCTGCGCGTGGCCGTGTCGGTATTCCAAACCGGCAACACCGGCACGGGCGGCAGTGTGCACGCGATGCGCGCCGCGCACCGCGAACCGGCGCCGGCATTGGCGCGCGCCGCCTGA
- the flhF gene encoding flagellar biosynthesis protein FlhF, which produces MKIRKFFAGTCRDALRQIREEIGPDAVVLSNRSVANGVEIVALAEEDLDVLASGDLPTHRPRPRPAAPVVPAVPAAPVMGAHDAAAASAFAQSMMGELQTMRGLLEEQVAGLVWNDKQRRSPAQGEILRTLLAAGFSAQLGRALLEHLPEGSDRESGLEWVKSALTRNLPVMPNEDELMDRGGVYALMGPTGVGKTTTTAKLAARCVMRHGAEKLALLTTDSYRIGGHEQLRIYGKILGVTVHAVKDATDLRLALTELRNKHMVLIDTVGMSQRDRTVPEQVAMLCGAETPVQRLLLLNATSHGDTLNEVVHAYRSASAEGGGDLAGCILTKLDETTNLGSVLDTVIRHRLPVHYVSTGQRVPENLHVADKQFLIETALSAPVTGSPFVPAEEDLPAVVRGVDPNYSGLFAPAQPSGEACFG; this is translated from the coding sequence GTGAAGATTCGGAAATTCTTTGCGGGCACGTGCCGCGACGCACTGCGCCAGATTCGCGAGGAAATCGGACCCGATGCGGTCGTGTTGTCCAACCGCTCGGTCGCCAACGGCGTGGAAATCGTGGCGTTGGCGGAAGAGGATCTGGACGTGCTCGCGAGCGGCGATCTGCCCACGCATCGTCCGCGTCCACGTCCGGCCGCGCCGGTCGTGCCTGCCGTGCCGGCAGCGCCGGTCATGGGCGCGCACGACGCCGCGGCGGCGAGCGCGTTCGCGCAAAGCATGATGGGCGAGCTCCAGACCATGCGCGGTCTGCTCGAAGAGCAGGTGGCCGGGCTGGTCTGGAACGACAAGCAACGCCGTTCGCCGGCGCAGGGCGAGATCCTGCGCACGCTGCTTGCCGCGGGCTTTTCCGCGCAACTGGGCCGCGCGTTGCTCGAGCATCTGCCCGAGGGCAGCGATCGCGAAAGCGGTCTGGAATGGGTCAAGAGCGCGCTCACGCGCAACCTGCCCGTCATGCCGAACGAAGACGAACTGATGGACCGCGGCGGCGTGTACGCGCTGATGGGGCCGACCGGCGTGGGCAAGACCACGACCACGGCCAAGCTCGCGGCGCGTTGCGTGATGCGTCACGGCGCCGAGAAGCTCGCCCTGCTCACGACAGACAGCTATCGTATCGGCGGGCATGAGCAGCTTCGCATCTACGGCAAGATTCTCGGCGTGACGGTGCATGCCGTGAAAGACGCCACGGACCTGCGTCTGGCGCTGACCGAGTTGCGCAACAAGCACATGGTGCTGATCGATACGGTGGGAATGAGCCAGCGCGATCGCACCGTGCCCGAGCAGGTGGCGATGCTGTGCGGCGCGGAAACGCCGGTGCAGCGCCTGCTGCTGCTCAACGCCACGAGCCACGGCGACACGCTCAACGAAGTGGTGCACGCCTACCGCAGCGCGAGCGCGGAGGGCGGTGGCGACCTGGCCGGGTGTATCCTGACGAAACTCGACGAGACGACCAACCTGGGATCGGTGCTCGACACGGTCATTCGTCACCGGTTGCCGGTGCATTACGTCTCCACGGGACAGCGGGTGCCCGAGAACCTGCACGTGGCCGACAAGCAATTCCTGATCGAGACGGCGCTCTCGGCGCCGGTGACCGGTTCGCCGTTCGTGCCGGCCGAAGAGGACTTGCCGGCCGTGGTGCGCGGGGTCGATCCCAACTACAGCGGGTTGTTCGCGCCCGCGCAACCTTCAGGCGAGGCCTGCTTTGGTTAA
- the flhA gene encoding flagellar biosynthesis protein FlhA — protein sequence MNLNPRANQLLRSSQLLLGGNLKSLAAPVLIIMILGMMILPLPPFILDLLFTFNIALSVMVLLVSMYTQKPLDFAAFPSVLLFSTLLRLSLNVASTRVVLLEGHTGPDAAGKVIEAFGHFLVGGNYAVGIVVFIILVVINFMVITKGAGRIAEVGARFTLDAMPGKQMAIDADLNAGLIGEEEARKRRAVIAQEADFYGSMDGASKFVRGDAVAGLLIMLINIIGGLIVGVVQHNLDLATAAKNYTLLTIGDGLVAQIPALVISTAAGVVVSRVATDEDVGQQVVSQLFSNPRVLGITAAILGLMGLIPGMPHFAFLLLAVGLGALARWQFRRAEADRQQAARPAPVATSAPAEVAEASWDDVALVDPLGLEVGYRLIPLVDRNQDGELLKRIKGIRKKFAQEIGFLAPVVHIRDNLELRPNQYRITLKGVIIGEGDAYPGQLLAIDPGQVSAPLQGTPTRDPAFGLPATWIDVGQRDQAQAYGYTVVDAGTVVATHLNHLINAHAHELLGRQEVQQLIERIGKDAPKLIEDLVPKTIALTTLQKVLQNLLEEQVPIRDMRTIIDTIAEHGARVQDPYELTALVRLSLGRAITQSVFPGNGDLEVVGLDANLERILTQALSAGGGTGLEPGLADTLLRETQAAVSRQERQGLPPVLLVQHPLRSLLSRFLRRSLPQLKVLSYAEVPDTRNVKMTALIGGQA from the coding sequence ATGAACCTCAACCCTCGCGCGAACCAGCTGCTGCGCTCGTCGCAACTGCTCCTTGGCGGCAACCTGAAATCGCTGGCCGCCCCGGTGCTGATCATCATGATTCTGGGCATGATGATCCTGCCGTTGCCGCCGTTCATCCTGGATCTGCTGTTCACGTTCAACATTGCCCTGTCGGTGATGGTGCTGCTCGTGAGCATGTATACGCAAAAGCCGCTCGACTTTGCGGCGTTCCCGAGCGTACTGCTGTTTTCCACGCTGCTGCGCCTGTCGCTGAACGTGGCCTCCACCCGCGTGGTGCTGCTCGAAGGTCACACGGGCCCCGACGCCGCGGGCAAGGTCATCGAGGCCTTCGGCCACTTCCTCGTGGGCGGCAACTATGCCGTGGGTATCGTGGTGTTCATCATCCTCGTGGTCATCAACTTCATGGTGATCACGAAGGGCGCCGGGCGCATCGCCGAAGTCGGCGCGCGCTTCACGCTCGACGCCATGCCCGGCAAGCAGATGGCCATCGACGCCGATCTGAACGCCGGTCTCATCGGCGAGGAAGAGGCTCGCAAGCGCCGCGCGGTGATCGCCCAGGAAGCCGACTTCTACGGCTCGATGGACGGTGCGTCGAAGTTCGTGCGCGGCGATGCGGTCGCCGGCCTGCTGATCATGCTCATCAACATCATCGGCGGCCTGATCGTCGGGGTGGTGCAGCACAATCTCGATCTGGCCACGGCGGCGAAGAATTACACGCTGCTGACCATCGGTGACGGTCTCGTCGCGCAGATCCCGGCGCTGGTGATCTCGACGGCCGCCGGTGTGGTGGTCTCGCGCGTGGCGACCGATGAGGACGTCGGCCAGCAGGTTGTCTCGCAGTTGTTCAGCAATCCTCGCGTGCTCGGCATCACGGCGGCGATTCTCGGCCTGATGGGGCTGATTCCGGGCATGCCGCACTTCGCCTTCCTGCTGTTGGCCGTCGGCTTGGGCGCATTGGCCCGATGGCAGTTCCGCCGTGCGGAGGCCGACAGGCAACAGGCCGCGCGCCCGGCGCCGGTGGCCACGTCCGCGCCGGCCGAAGTGGCCGAAGCGTCGTGGGACGACGTGGCGCTCGTCGATCCGCTGGGGCTCGAGGTCGGCTATCGCCTGATTCCGCTGGTCGACCGCAACCAGGACGGCGAACTGCTCAAGCGCATCAAGGGCATTCGCAAGAAGTTCGCGCAGGAAATCGGCTTCCTGGCCCCGGTGGTGCACATTCGCGACAACCTGGAACTGCGCCCGAACCAGTATCGAATCACGCTCAAGGGCGTGATCATCGGCGAGGGCGACGCCTATCCGGGACAACTGCTCGCGATCGATCCGGGGCAGGTCAGCGCCCCGCTGCAGGGCACACCCACGCGCGACCCGGCCTTCGGCCTGCCGGCCACGTGGATCGACGTGGGCCAGCGCGACCAGGCGCAGGCGTATGGTTACACCGTGGTCGATGCGGGCACCGTGGTAGCCACGCACCTGAATCACCTGATCAACGCGCACGCGCACGAACTGCTCGGCCGCCAGGAGGTGCAGCAGCTCATCGAGCGCATCGGCAAGGACGCGCCCAAACTCATCGAAGACCTGGTGCCCAAGACGATTGCGCTCACCACGCTGCAAAAGGTGCTGCAGAACCTGCTCGAGGAGCAGGTGCCCATTCGCGACATGCGCACCATCATCGACACCATCGCCGAGCACGGCGCGCGTGTGCAGGACCCCTACGAACTCACGGCGCTGGTGCGCCTGTCGCTGGGCCGGGCAATCACGCAGAGCGTGTTCCCGGGCAACGGCGATCTCGAAGTGGTCGGGCTCGACGCCAATCTCGAACGCATTCTCACGCAGGCGTTGTCCGCCGGCGGCGGTACCGGTCTCGAACCGGGCCTCGCGGACACGTTGCTGCGCGAAACCCAGGCTGCCGTGTCGCGTCAGGAGCGACAGGGCTTGCCGCCTGTCTTGCTGGTTCAACATCCGCTGCGTTCGCTGCTCTCGCGCTTCCTGCGCCGCAGCCTGCCGCAGCTCAAGGTTTTGTCGTATGCGGAAGTGCCTGACACACGCAACGTGAAAATGACGGCACTCATCGGAGGTCAAGCGTGA
- the cheZ gene encoding protein phosphatase CheZ encodes MTGEADPAERMLMRIGQLTRMLRDNLRELGLDKQLEQAAEAIPDARDRLNYVASMTEQAAVRALTAIELAKPIQERLETDAAALDARWAKWFDQPLELDDARQLVQETRTYLRRVPDDTRATNNHLMEIMMAQDFQDLTGQVIKKVMEVVQEIEKHLIQTLLENMPPEKRKEAEDSLLNGPQIKKEGRTDIVSDQEQVDDLLASLGF; translated from the coding sequence GTGACCGGTGAAGCCGACCCGGCCGAGCGCATGCTCATGCGTATCGGGCAGCTCACGCGCATGTTGCGCGACAATCTGCGCGAACTCGGGCTGGACAAGCAACTCGAGCAGGCGGCGGAGGCGATTCCCGATGCCCGCGACCGTTTGAACTATGTCGCGTCGATGACCGAGCAGGCGGCCGTTCGCGCGCTCACGGCCATCGAACTGGCCAAGCCGATTCAGGAGCGTCTCGAAACGGACGCCGCCGCGCTCGACGCGCGCTGGGCCAAGTGGTTCGACCAACCGCTCGAGCTCGACGATGCGCGCCAGCTCGTGCAGGAAACGCGAACCTACCTGCGCCGCGTGCCCGACGACACCCGCGCGACCAACAACCATCTGATGGAAATCATGATGGCGCAGGACTTTCAGGATCTGACCGGACAGGTCATCAAGAAAGTCATGGAAGTCGTGCAGGAGATCGAAAAGCATCTGATCCAGACGCTGCTCGAGAACATGCCGCCCGAGAAGCGCAAGGAAGCGGAAGATTCCCTGCTCAACGGTCCGCAGATCAAGAAGGAAGGCCGCACGGATATCGTGTCCGACCAGGAGCAGGTCGACGACCTGCTCGCGAGTCTCGGCTTCTGA
- a CDS encoding protein-glutamate methylesterase/protein-glutamine glutaminase: MSEPIKVLCVDDSALVRSLMTEIINAQPDMTVVATAPDPLVARDLIKQHNPDVLTLDVEMPRMDGLDFLEKLMRLRPMPVLMVSSLTERGSEVTLRALELGAVDFVTKPRLGIRDGMLEYGEMIADKIRAAARARVRSAPPKSAVPAPVEAAPMLRNPLVSTEKLIIIGASTGGTEAIREVLVPMPPDAPAILITQHMPAGFTKSFAQRLNGLCRITVKEAEHGERVLPGHAYIAPGGDTHLQLSRSGANYVALLDPAPPVNRHRPSVDVLFRSAAVHAGRNAIGVILTGMGRDGAAGLVEMRRAGAYTFAQDEASCIVFGMPREAIAMGGAEEVVPLHEMARKVLHQVAKFGERTQRV; this comes from the coding sequence TTGAGCGAACCAATCAAAGTCCTGTGCGTGGACGATTCCGCACTCGTGCGCAGCCTGATGACCGAGATCATCAATGCGCAACCGGACATGACCGTCGTGGCGACCGCACCCGACCCGCTCGTGGCGCGCGACCTGATCAAGCAACATAACCCGGACGTGCTCACGCTCGACGTCGAAATGCCGCGCATGGACGGCCTGGACTTCCTCGAGAAGCTCATGCGTCTGCGGCCGATGCCGGTGCTCATGGTGTCGTCGCTCACCGAGCGCGGCTCCGAGGTCACGCTGCGCGCGCTCGAACTCGGCGCGGTGGATTTCGTGACGAAGCCGCGTCTGGGCATTCGCGACGGCATGCTCGAATACGGCGAGATGATTGCCGACAAGATTCGCGCGGCGGCCCGGGCCCGCGTGCGCAGCGCCCCGCCAAAGAGCGCGGTGCCCGCACCGGTCGAGGCCGCCCCGATGCTGCGCAACCCGCTGGTGTCGACCGAGAAGCTGATCATCATCGGCGCATCGACGGGGGGGACCGAAGCGATTCGCGAAGTGCTCGTGCCGATGCCGCCCGATGCACCGGCGATTCTCATCACACAGCACATGCCGGCGGGCTTCACGAAGTCGTTTGCGCAGCGCCTGAACGGGCTTTGCCGCATCACCGTGAAGGAAGCGGAGCATGGCGAGCGGGTGTTGCCGGGGCACGCGTACATTGCCCCGGGCGGCGACACCCACCTTCAGCTTTCGCGCAGCGGCGCGAACTACGTGGCGTTGCTCGACCCGGCTCCGCCGGTGAATCGACATCGGCCATCGGTCGATGTACTCTTTCGCTCCGCGGCGGTGCACGCCGGGCGTAACGCGATCGGGGTGATCCTCACGGGCATGGGCCGCGACGGTGCGGCCGGACTGGTGGAGATGCGCCGCGCCGGCGCGTACACGTTCGCCCAGGACGAAGCGAGCTGTATCGTGTTCGGCATGCCGCGCGAGGCCATCGCGATGGGCGGGGCGGAAGAGGTGGTGCCGTTGCACGAAATGGCGCGCAAAGTGCTTCATCAGGTCGCGAAATTTGGCGAACGCACGCAACGGGTATAG
- a CDS encoding CheR family methyltransferase has translation MTDSRNNVPFSRRGAAGADADGSGSRSAEFARASGAALSGERDFSFSLADFGRIRNLIYQRAGIALAEHKREMVYSRIARRLRALGMTSFTEYLDMLEADTGDAEWESFTNALTTNLTSFFRESHHFPLLADFVRNRAKPISIWCCAASTGEEPYSIAMTLVDTLGSRPNASVLATDVDTQVLARASAAVYNGEQTGKLSQEQLRRHFLRGTGANAGKIKVRPELQQLVTFEPLNLLAPSWHIGGPFDVIFCRNVMIYFDKATQARILERFVPLLKPDGLLFAGHSENFTYVSRAFRLRGQTVYELAGAGARGA, from the coding sequence ATGACTGATTCGCGCAACAACGTACCGTTCTCACGTCGGGGGGCCGCAGGCGCCGACGCGGACGGCAGCGGCTCGCGCAGCGCGGAATTCGCGCGCGCGAGCGGTGCGGCCCTCTCGGGCGAGCGCGATTTCTCATTCTCGCTGGCCGACTTCGGTCGCATCCGCAATCTGATCTATCAGCGTGCCGGGATCGCCCTGGCCGAGCACAAGCGCGAGATGGTGTACAGCCGTATCGCACGGCGCCTGCGCGCGCTTGGCATGACGAGCTTCACCGAATACCTCGACATGCTCGAGGCCGACACCGGCGACGCGGAGTGGGAATCGTTCACCAACGCGCTGACCACGAACCTCACATCGTTCTTCCGCGAGTCGCACCACTTCCCTCTGCTGGCCGATTTCGTGCGCAACCGCGCCAAGCCGATCTCGATCTGGTGCTGTGCGGCGTCGACAGGCGAGGAGCCGTATTCCATCGCGATGACGCTGGTCGACACGCTGGGCTCGCGTCCGAACGCGAGCGTGCTGGCCACCGATGTCGACACGCAGGTCCTCGCGCGGGCCTCGGCAGCGGTCTACAACGGCGAGCAGACCGGCAAACTCTCGCAGGAGCAGTTGCGCCGTCATTTCCTGCGCGGCACGGGGGCGAATGCGGGCAAGATCAAGGTGCGCCCCGAGTTGCAGCAGCTGGTGACGTTCGAGCCGCTGAACCTGCTCGCGCCGTCGTGGCACATCGGCGGTCCGTTCGACGTGATCTTTTGCCGCAACGTGATGATCTATTTCGACAAGGCCACGCAGGCGCGCATTCTCGAGCGCTTCGTGCCCCTGCTCAAGCCGGACGGTCTGCTCTTCGCGGGCCATTCCGAGAACTTTACGTATGTGAGCCGGGCGTTCCGTCTGCGAGGGCAGACCGTGTACGAACTGGCAGGTGCGGGCGCACGGGGAGCCTGA